One window of Salminus brasiliensis chromosome 16, fSalBra1.hap2, whole genome shotgun sequence genomic DNA carries:
- the synj1 gene encoding synaptojanin-1 isoform X5: protein MAFSKGYRIYHKLDPPPYSVIVETRNRDECLMFESGAVAVLSAAEKEAIKNTYTKMLDAYGILGVLRLNLGDSMLHSLVVVTGCSSVGKVQDSEVFRVTATDFISLKNDPSDEDKIAEVRKVLNSGNFYFAWSSTGVSLDLSLNAHRRIREDTSDNRFFWNQSLHLHLKHYGVNCDDWLLRLMCGGVEIRTIYAGHKQAKACVISRLSSERAGTRFNVRGTNDDGQVANFVETEQVIFLDDKVSSFIQIRGSIPLFWEQPGIQVGSHRVKLSRGFEANAPAFERHFTALRRLYGKQVIINLLGMKEGEHMLSKAFQSHLKASEHSHAVKMVNFDYHQMVKGGKTEKLATVLKPQINRFLDECGFFYYSAETGIERCQSGTLRVNCLDCLDRTNSVQAFFALEMLPQQLEAMGLTEKPQLVARFQEVFRTMWSVNGDSVSKIYAGTGALDGKAKGGKLKDGARSVTRTIQNNFFDSSKQEAIDILRLGSTLNSDLADKARALLTTSSLYVSEPILQSASPRVLLGMCQNHHKYTRPKKIRVCVGTWNVNGGKQFRSIAFRNQTLNDWLLDAPKIAGHPEFQDNKAHPVDIFAIGFEEMVELNAGNIVSASTTNQKLWAAELQKNISRDHKYVLLASEQLVGVCLFVFVRPQHAPFIRDVAVDTVKTGMGGATGNKGGVAIRMLFHTTSICFVCSHFAAGQSQVKERNDDYMEITRKLSFPMGRLLYSHDYVFWCGDFNYRISIPNEEVKELIRQQNWDTLIAGDQLVEQKNAGMVFRGFIEGKLDFAPTYKYDLFSDDYDTSEKCRTPAWTDRVLWKRRKWNFDKTAEEMELNVVGASVNDDDQCPWSPGELKYYGRAELKTSDHRPVVAVIDVDVLEVDPEARHQVYKDVIALQGPPDGTILVSLCSSGPDDYFDDALIDELLDKFANFGEVILIRFVEEKMWVTFLEGYSALAALSLSASTVMGKTIDIRLKSPGWIKSLEDEMSVERICGNIPTSASSTLLAEDTDMGDEFDMEGDVEEELEDILPQHLQPGLGMGPGMSPAASPRTSPCPSPTHGEPAPPSRPSRVPLRTAGPPQGSPVDYQAAGAPPSQGLEPKRPPPPRPNAPPARPAPPQRPPPPSGQKSPALARADAGRGQPTGPPGVPRPNIPPRAGVISVPPQSRPPPPSHPGAPRPIAEVHPGAPRPAPDNHPGAPRPIPEPQAKPAELPLGPPPSLPGPMRPQMASPMQPQATSPMQPSIQSQLPTPMQPQLPPPMMPQLAAPMQPTLAAPLQPQSAAAATGVPTPPQPGLASPKPPPRSRSSHALPPDAVTAAAPSPAPTPAPAPASQTNGMNGIQREAQWKPDPFDSLTSDLFPSTSWMNTQSLSRNASLYASSTSSSFSSSTQPNSLSLDSTSLFSLQNPTATPDPNDSTPLLAPPPPSRSRSQETLRASPNPVLSELQPRPSSTNPFTGPLAATQRRSLTPDFYAQQQAQAAKPGLHRTGSALDHSATLPHSFSRPSVPAPAPPKRTQRWVTFDDDSDTFNTLGTAPAPAAVTGTALLSLSSTPTFQQSPSISGFDSLSNWATTPTTTAFPTLPPPVPSRTNPSVTPRNPPVPARTNEFTER from the exons ATGGCATTCAGTAAAGGATACCGCATTTATCACAAGCTGGACCCGCCACCCTACAGCGTGATCGTGGAAACGAGGAACCGGGACGAATGCCTGATGTTCGAGTCTGGAGCTGTCGCTGTTCTCT CGGCTGCAGAGAAGGAGGCCATTAAGAACACATACACCAAGATGCTGGATGCTTATGGCATACTGGGAGTTCTTCGTCTTAATTTGG gagacTCCATGCTCCACAGCCTGGTGGTAGTGACAGGGTGCAGTTCGGTAGGGAAGGTGCAGGATTCTGAAGTATTCCGGGTTACAGCTACAGACTTCATCTCCCTAAAGAATGACCCGTCAGATGAGGACAAGATCGCTGAGGTGCGAAAGGTTTTAAACTCTGGGAACTTTTATTTCGCCTGGTCGTCCACTGGAGTGAGCCTGGACCTCAGTCTGAACGCACACCGTAGGATCAGAGAGGACACTTCAGACAATCGGTTCTTCTG GAATCAGTCTCTGCATCTGCACCTGAAGCACTATGGGGTGAACTGTGACGACTGGCTGCTGAGGCTGATGTGTGGTGGAGTGGAGATCCGCACCATCTATGCCGGCCACAAGCAGGCCAAGGCCTGCGTCATCTCCCGCCTCAGCTCAGAGAGGGCAGGCACGCGGTTCAATGTCCGGGGCACCAACGACGATGGCCAAGTGGCTAACTTTGTGGAGACAGAGCAG GTCATTTTCCTTGATGACAAAGTGTCTTCCTTCATTCAAATCCGTGGATCGATACCTCTGTTCTGGGAGCAGCCAGGTATACAG GTCGGCTCCCACCGCGTCAAGCTGTCCCGCGGCTTTGAGGCCAACGCTCCAGCTTTCGAGAG GCACTTCACAGCTCTGCGGAGGCTCTATGGCAAACAGGTGATCATTAACCTGCTGGGCATGAAAGAGGGGGAGCATATGCTCAGCAAAGCTTTCCAG AGTCATCTAAAGGCCTCAGAGCATTCCCATGCTGTAAAGATGGTGAACTTTGACTACCACCAGATGGTAAAAGGAGGGAAGACCGAAAAGCTGGCCACTGTACTGAAACCTCAGATTAACAGGTTTCTGGATGAATGCGGGTTCTTCTATTATTCTGCAGAGACTGGAATTGAGAG ATGCCAGTCCGGAACCCTTCGAGTCAATTGTCTGGACTGCCTGGACAGGACAAACAGTGTCCAAGCCTTCTTTGCACTTGAG ATGCTGCCACAGCAACTAGAGGCTATGGGACTCACAGAGAAGCCGCAGCTGGTGGCACGCTTTCAGGAGGTGTTCCGGACCATGTGGTCAGTCAACGGTGACTCTGTCAGCAAGATCTATGCTGGAACAGGGGCTCTGGATGGCAAGGCTAAG GGGGGGAAGCTGAAAGACGGAGCACGTTCTGTCACCCGGACCATCCAGAACAATTTCTTCGACAGCTCCAAGCAGGAGGCTATTGATATTCTGAGGCTGGGCAGCACTCTGAACAGTGATCTGGCTGATAAAGCTCGAGCCCTCCTTACCACCAGCAGTCTGTATG TCTCTGAGCCCATTTTACAATCAG CATCTCCCAGAGTCTTGCTGGGCATGTGTCAGAACCACCACAAATACACCAGGCCCAAAAAGATCCGTGTATGTGTGGGCACGTGGAACGTGAACGGTGGCAAACAGTTCCGCAGCATCGCTTTCCGAAACCAGACCCTCAATGACTGGCTCCTTGATGCTCCTAAGATTGCTGGCCACCCTGAGTTCCAGG ACAACAAAGCCCATCCTGTGGATATCTTTGCCATCGGCTTTGAGGAAATGGTGGAGCTGAATGCTGGCAACATTGTTAGTGCaag CACCACCAATCAAAAGTTGTGGGCAGCAGAGCTGCAGAAGAACATCTCACGGGATCATAAGTATGTGCTGCTGGCATCAGAGCAGCTGGTGGGGGTCTGTCTCTTCGTCTTCGTTCGACCTCAGCACGCACCTTTCATCAG GGATGTGGCAGTAGACACTGTCAAGACTGGCATGGGTGGAGCCACTGGGAACAAAGGGGGTGTAGCTATTCGGATGCTCTTTCACACCACCAGTATCTGTTTCGTGTGCTCACATTTCGCTGCTGGACAGTCACAGGTCAAGGAACGAAATGATGACTACATGGAAATCACCCGCAAACTCTCATTCCCCATG GGTCGTCTGTTGTACTCCCATGATTATGTGTTCTGGTGTGGGGACTTCAACTACCGAATCAGCATCCCCAATGAGGAGGTGAAAGAGTTGATCAGGCAGCAGAACTGGGACACCCTTATCGCTGGGGACCAGCTGGTGGAACAGAAGAACGCAGGCATG GTATTTAGGGGCTTCATTGAAGGAAAGCTGGATTTTGCTCCTACGTACAAGTATGATCTTTTCTCTGATGACTACGACACCAGCGAGAAGTGCCGGACGCCTGCCTGGACTGATCGTGTTCTCTGGAAGAGGAGGAAATGGAACTTTGACAAAACTG CTGAGGAGATGGAGCTGAATGTAGTTGGAGCTTCAGTAAACGACGACGATCAGTGCCCGTGGAGCCCTGGAGAGCTGAAGTACTATGGAAGAGCAGAGCTTAAGACCTCTGACCACAG GCCAGTGGTAGCTGTCATAGATGTGGACGTCCTGGAAGTGGATCCGGAAGCTCGACACCAGGTGTATAAAGATGTCATTGCCCTGCAGGGTCCACCTGATGGCACCATCCTCGTCTCCCTGTGCAGCTCTGGGCCTGATGACTACTTTGATGATGCTCTCATAGATGAGCTTCTGGACAAGTTTGCTAACTTTGGAGAAGTCATCTTGATCAG GTTTGTTGAAGAAAAGATGTGGGTGACGTTTTTGGAAGGATACTCTGCCCTAGCTGCACTTTCACTGAGTGCCTCCACA GTGATGGGAAAGACCATAGATATCCGTCTGAAAAGCCCAGGCTGGATCAAAAGTCTGGAGGATGAGATGAGTGTGGAGAGGATCTGTGGCAACATCCCCACCTCCGCCAGTTCGACATTACTTGCTGAGGATACTGACATGGGAGATGAGTTTGACATGGAAG GTGATGTGGAAGAGGAGCTTGAGGACATTCTTCCTCAGCATCTGCAGCCTGGACTGGGCATGGGTCCCGGGATGTCTCCTGCTGCCTCTCCTCGCACCAGCCCTTGCCCCTCTCCCACCCACGGAGAACCTGCACCTCCCAGTCGGCCAAGTAGAGTCCCTCTACGCACAGCTGGACCCCCACAAG GTTCTCCTGTGGATTATCAGGCAGCAGGAGCTCCTCCATCTCAAGGACTGGAACCAAAACGTCCCCCTCCCCCACGTCCTAACGCTCCCCCTGCCAGACCTGCACCACCACAGCGCCCCCCGCCACCCTCAG GACAAAAAAGCCCTGCTTTAGCCAGAGCAGATGCCG GACGAGGCCAACCGACTGGACCTCCAGGCGTCCCAAGGCCG AACATCCCTCCTAGAGCAGGAGTTATCAGTGTGCCACCCCAATCCCGTCCACCTCCTCCTTCTCACCCTGGAGCTCCCAGACCCATAGCTGAGGTTCATCCGGGTGCCCCCCGACCTGCCCCAGACAACCACCCAGGAGCACCGAGACCCATCCCAGAACCACAGGCCAAACCAGCAGAGCTTCCTCTGG GTCCTCCTCCATCCCTTCCAGGCCCTATGAGGCCACAGATGGCCTCTCCCATGCAGCCTCAGGCCACTTCTCCCATGCAGCCATCAATACAGTCACAGCTCCCTACACCCATGCAGCCACAGCTGCCACCGCCCATGATGCCCCAGCTGGCCGCACCCATGCAGCCCACTTTAGCTGCTCCTCTGCAGCCTCAGTCCGCTGCCGCAGCTACAGGAGTGCCCACCCCCCCTCAACCTGGCTTGGCCTCTCCCAAGCCCCCACCCCGTAGTCGCTCCTCACACGCTCTTCCTCCTGATGCTGTCACTGCCGCTGCCCCTTCCCCTGCCCCTACTCCCGCACCTGCCCCTGCCTCTCAG ACCAATGGAATGAACGGAATCCAAAGAGAAGCACAATGGAaaccggacccctttgactcgCTCACCTCCGACCTGTTTCCCTCCACTTCCTGGATGAACACCCAGTCCCTATCAAGGAACGCCTCCCTCTACGCCTCATCCACCTCTTCGTCTTTTTCCTCATCCACCCAGCCCAACTCTCTGTCCCTGGATTCCACTTCTCTGTTTTCCTTGCAGAACCCAACAGCAACTCCAGACCCCAATGACTCCACCCCCTTGCTGGCTCCTCCTCCGCCCTCCCGCAGCCGTTCACAGGAAACCCTCCGCGCTTCCCCGAACCCCGTCCTGTCCGAACTCCAGCCCAGGCCCAGCAGCACCAACCCATTCACTGGCCCCCTGGCCGCAACTCAGCGCCGCTCACTCACTCCTGACTTCTACGCCCAGCAGCAGGCCCAGGCGGCTAAGCCAGGCCTCCACAGAACTGGGTCTGCCCTGGACCACAGCGCCACCCTCCCACACTCTTTTTCCAGGCCTTCagttccagctccagctccacctaAGCGCACTCAGCGGTGGGTCACCTTTGATGACGATTCGGACACGTTCAATACATTAGGAACAGCTCCAGCACCGGCAGCAGTGACGGGGACTGCTCTGTTGTCTTTATCCTCCACACCAACATTCCAGCAGTCTCCGAGCATCTCTGGCTTTGACTCTCTCAGCAACTGGGCGACGACCCCTACCACCACAGCATTCCCGACACTGCCCCCTCCTGTCCCAAGCAGGACTAATCCCAGTGTCACCCCGAGGAACCCCCCTGTCCCTGCCAGAACCAACGAGTTCACagaaagatga
- the synj1 gene encoding synaptojanin-1 isoform X7, with amino-acid sequence MAFSKGYRIYHKLDPPPYSVIVETRNRDECLMFESGAVAVLSAAEKEAIKNTYTKMLDAYGILGVLRLNLGDSMLHSLVVVTGCSSVGKVQDSEVFRVTATDFISLKNDPSDEDKIAEVRKVLNSGNFYFAWSSTGVSLDLSLNAHRRIREDTSDNRFFWNQSLHLHLKHYGVNCDDWLLRLMCGGVEIRTIYAGHKQAKACVISRLSSERAGTRFNVRGTNDDGQVANFVETEQVIFLDDKVSSFIQIRGSIPLFWEQPGIQVGSHRVKLSRGFEANAPAFERHFTALRRLYGKQVIINLLGMKEGEHMLSKAFQSHLKASEHSHAVKMVNFDYHQMVKGGKTEKLATVLKPQINRFLDECGFFYYSAETGIERCQSGTLRVNCLDCLDRTNSVQAFFALEMLPQQLEAMGLTEKPQLVARFQEVFRTMWSVNGDSVSKIYAGTGALDGKAKGGKLKDGARSVTRTIQNNFFDSSKQEAIDILRLGSTLNSDLADKARALLTTSSLYASPRVLLGMCQNHHKYTRPKKIRVCVGTWNVNGGKQFRSIAFRNQTLNDWLLDAPKIAGHPEFQDNKAHPVDIFAIGFEEMVELNAGNIVSASTTNQKLWAAELQKNISRDHKYVLLASEQLVGVCLFVFVRPQHAPFIRDVAVDTVKTGMGGATGNKGGVAIRMLFHTTSICFVCSHFAAGQSQVKERNDDYMEITRKLSFPMGRLLYSHDYVFWCGDFNYRISIPNEEVKELIRQQNWDTLIAGDQLVEQKNAGMVFRGFIEGKLDFAPTYKYDLFSDDYDTSEKCRTPAWTDRVLWKRRKWNFDKTAEEMELNVVGASVNDDDQCPWSPGELKYYGRAELKTSDHRPVVAVIDVDVLEVDPEARHQVYKDVIALQGPPDGTILVSLCSSGPDDYFDDALIDELLDKFANFGEVILIRFVEEKMWVTFLEGYSALAALSLSASTVMGKTIDIRLKSPGWIKSLEDEMSVERICGNIPTSASSTLLAEDTDMGDEFDMEGDVEEELEDILPQHLQPGLGMGPGMSPAASPRTSPCPSPTHGEPAPPSRPSRVPLRTAGPPQGSPVDYQAAGAPPSQGLEPKRPPPPRPNAPPARPAPPQRPPPPSGQKSPALARADAGRGQPTGPPGVPRPNIPPRAGVISVPPQSRPPPPSHPGAPRPIAEVHPGAPRPAPDNHPGAPRPIPEPQAKPAELPLGPPPSLPGPMRPQMASPMQPQATSPMQPSIQSQLPTPMQPQLPPPMMPQLAAPMQPTLAAPLQPQSAAAATGVPTPPQPGLASPKPPPRSRSSHALPPDAVTAAAPSPAPTPAPAPASQTNGMNGIQREAQWKPDPFDSLTSDLFPSTSWMNTQSLSRNASLYASSTSSSFSSSTQPNSLSLDSTSLFSLQNPTATPDPNDSTPLLAPPPPSRSRSQETLRASPNPVLSELQPRPSSTNPFTGPLAATQRRSLTPDFYAQQQAQAAKPGLHRTGSALDHSATLPHSFSRPSVPAPAPPKRTQRWVTFDDDSDTFNTLGTAPAPAAVTGTALLSLSSTPTFQQSPSISGFDSLSNWATTPTTTAFPTLPPPVPSRTNPSVTPRNPPVPARTNEFTER; translated from the exons ATGGCATTCAGTAAAGGATACCGCATTTATCACAAGCTGGACCCGCCACCCTACAGCGTGATCGTGGAAACGAGGAACCGGGACGAATGCCTGATGTTCGAGTCTGGAGCTGTCGCTGTTCTCT CGGCTGCAGAGAAGGAGGCCATTAAGAACACATACACCAAGATGCTGGATGCTTATGGCATACTGGGAGTTCTTCGTCTTAATTTGG gagacTCCATGCTCCACAGCCTGGTGGTAGTGACAGGGTGCAGTTCGGTAGGGAAGGTGCAGGATTCTGAAGTATTCCGGGTTACAGCTACAGACTTCATCTCCCTAAAGAATGACCCGTCAGATGAGGACAAGATCGCTGAGGTGCGAAAGGTTTTAAACTCTGGGAACTTTTATTTCGCCTGGTCGTCCACTGGAGTGAGCCTGGACCTCAGTCTGAACGCACACCGTAGGATCAGAGAGGACACTTCAGACAATCGGTTCTTCTG GAATCAGTCTCTGCATCTGCACCTGAAGCACTATGGGGTGAACTGTGACGACTGGCTGCTGAGGCTGATGTGTGGTGGAGTGGAGATCCGCACCATCTATGCCGGCCACAAGCAGGCCAAGGCCTGCGTCATCTCCCGCCTCAGCTCAGAGAGGGCAGGCACGCGGTTCAATGTCCGGGGCACCAACGACGATGGCCAAGTGGCTAACTTTGTGGAGACAGAGCAG GTCATTTTCCTTGATGACAAAGTGTCTTCCTTCATTCAAATCCGTGGATCGATACCTCTGTTCTGGGAGCAGCCAGGTATACAG GTCGGCTCCCACCGCGTCAAGCTGTCCCGCGGCTTTGAGGCCAACGCTCCAGCTTTCGAGAG GCACTTCACAGCTCTGCGGAGGCTCTATGGCAAACAGGTGATCATTAACCTGCTGGGCATGAAAGAGGGGGAGCATATGCTCAGCAAAGCTTTCCAG AGTCATCTAAAGGCCTCAGAGCATTCCCATGCTGTAAAGATGGTGAACTTTGACTACCACCAGATGGTAAAAGGAGGGAAGACCGAAAAGCTGGCCACTGTACTGAAACCTCAGATTAACAGGTTTCTGGATGAATGCGGGTTCTTCTATTATTCTGCAGAGACTGGAATTGAGAG ATGCCAGTCCGGAACCCTTCGAGTCAATTGTCTGGACTGCCTGGACAGGACAAACAGTGTCCAAGCCTTCTTTGCACTTGAG ATGCTGCCACAGCAACTAGAGGCTATGGGACTCACAGAGAAGCCGCAGCTGGTGGCACGCTTTCAGGAGGTGTTCCGGACCATGTGGTCAGTCAACGGTGACTCTGTCAGCAAGATCTATGCTGGAACAGGGGCTCTGGATGGCAAGGCTAAG GGGGGGAAGCTGAAAGACGGAGCACGTTCTGTCACCCGGACCATCCAGAACAATTTCTTCGACAGCTCCAAGCAGGAGGCTATTGATATTCTGAGGCTGGGCAGCACTCTGAACAGTGATCTGGCTGATAAAGCTCGAGCCCTCCTTACCACCAGCAGTCTGTATG CATCTCCCAGAGTCTTGCTGGGCATGTGTCAGAACCACCACAAATACACCAGGCCCAAAAAGATCCGTGTATGTGTGGGCACGTGGAACGTGAACGGTGGCAAACAGTTCCGCAGCATCGCTTTCCGAAACCAGACCCTCAATGACTGGCTCCTTGATGCTCCTAAGATTGCTGGCCACCCTGAGTTCCAGG ACAACAAAGCCCATCCTGTGGATATCTTTGCCATCGGCTTTGAGGAAATGGTGGAGCTGAATGCTGGCAACATTGTTAGTGCaag CACCACCAATCAAAAGTTGTGGGCAGCAGAGCTGCAGAAGAACATCTCACGGGATCATAAGTATGTGCTGCTGGCATCAGAGCAGCTGGTGGGGGTCTGTCTCTTCGTCTTCGTTCGACCTCAGCACGCACCTTTCATCAG GGATGTGGCAGTAGACACTGTCAAGACTGGCATGGGTGGAGCCACTGGGAACAAAGGGGGTGTAGCTATTCGGATGCTCTTTCACACCACCAGTATCTGTTTCGTGTGCTCACATTTCGCTGCTGGACAGTCACAGGTCAAGGAACGAAATGATGACTACATGGAAATCACCCGCAAACTCTCATTCCCCATG GGTCGTCTGTTGTACTCCCATGATTATGTGTTCTGGTGTGGGGACTTCAACTACCGAATCAGCATCCCCAATGAGGAGGTGAAAGAGTTGATCAGGCAGCAGAACTGGGACACCCTTATCGCTGGGGACCAGCTGGTGGAACAGAAGAACGCAGGCATG GTATTTAGGGGCTTCATTGAAGGAAAGCTGGATTTTGCTCCTACGTACAAGTATGATCTTTTCTCTGATGACTACGACACCAGCGAGAAGTGCCGGACGCCTGCCTGGACTGATCGTGTTCTCTGGAAGAGGAGGAAATGGAACTTTGACAAAACTG CTGAGGAGATGGAGCTGAATGTAGTTGGAGCTTCAGTAAACGACGACGATCAGTGCCCGTGGAGCCCTGGAGAGCTGAAGTACTATGGAAGAGCAGAGCTTAAGACCTCTGACCACAG GCCAGTGGTAGCTGTCATAGATGTGGACGTCCTGGAAGTGGATCCGGAAGCTCGACACCAGGTGTATAAAGATGTCATTGCCCTGCAGGGTCCACCTGATGGCACCATCCTCGTCTCCCTGTGCAGCTCTGGGCCTGATGACTACTTTGATGATGCTCTCATAGATGAGCTTCTGGACAAGTTTGCTAACTTTGGAGAAGTCATCTTGATCAG GTTTGTTGAAGAAAAGATGTGGGTGACGTTTTTGGAAGGATACTCTGCCCTAGCTGCACTTTCACTGAGTGCCTCCACA GTGATGGGAAAGACCATAGATATCCGTCTGAAAAGCCCAGGCTGGATCAAAAGTCTGGAGGATGAGATGAGTGTGGAGAGGATCTGTGGCAACATCCCCACCTCCGCCAGTTCGACATTACTTGCTGAGGATACTGACATGGGAGATGAGTTTGACATGGAAG GTGATGTGGAAGAGGAGCTTGAGGACATTCTTCCTCAGCATCTGCAGCCTGGACTGGGCATGGGTCCCGGGATGTCTCCTGCTGCCTCTCCTCGCACCAGCCCTTGCCCCTCTCCCACCCACGGAGAACCTGCACCTCCCAGTCGGCCAAGTAGAGTCCCTCTACGCACAGCTGGACCCCCACAAG GTTCTCCTGTGGATTATCAGGCAGCAGGAGCTCCTCCATCTCAAGGACTGGAACCAAAACGTCCCCCTCCCCCACGTCCTAACGCTCCCCCTGCCAGACCTGCACCACCACAGCGCCCCCCGCCACCCTCAG GACAAAAAAGCCCTGCTTTAGCCAGAGCAGATGCCG GACGAGGCCAACCGACTGGACCTCCAGGCGTCCCAAGGCCG AACATCCCTCCTAGAGCAGGAGTTATCAGTGTGCCACCCCAATCCCGTCCACCTCCTCCTTCTCACCCTGGAGCTCCCAGACCCATAGCTGAGGTTCATCCGGGTGCCCCCCGACCTGCCCCAGACAACCACCCAGGAGCACCGAGACCCATCCCAGAACCACAGGCCAAACCAGCAGAGCTTCCTCTGG GTCCTCCTCCATCCCTTCCAGGCCCTATGAGGCCACAGATGGCCTCTCCCATGCAGCCTCAGGCCACTTCTCCCATGCAGCCATCAATACAGTCACAGCTCCCTACACCCATGCAGCCACAGCTGCCACCGCCCATGATGCCCCAGCTGGCCGCACCCATGCAGCCCACTTTAGCTGCTCCTCTGCAGCCTCAGTCCGCTGCCGCAGCTACAGGAGTGCCCACCCCCCCTCAACCTGGCTTGGCCTCTCCCAAGCCCCCACCCCGTAGTCGCTCCTCACACGCTCTTCCTCCTGATGCTGTCACTGCCGCTGCCCCTTCCCCTGCCCCTACTCCCGCACCTGCCCCTGCCTCTCAG ACCAATGGAATGAACGGAATCCAAAGAGAAGCACAATGGAaaccggacccctttgactcgCTCACCTCCGACCTGTTTCCCTCCACTTCCTGGATGAACACCCAGTCCCTATCAAGGAACGCCTCCCTCTACGCCTCATCCACCTCTTCGTCTTTTTCCTCATCCACCCAGCCCAACTCTCTGTCCCTGGATTCCACTTCTCTGTTTTCCTTGCAGAACCCAACAGCAACTCCAGACCCCAATGACTCCACCCCCTTGCTGGCTCCTCCTCCGCCCTCCCGCAGCCGTTCACAGGAAACCCTCCGCGCTTCCCCGAACCCCGTCCTGTCCGAACTCCAGCCCAGGCCCAGCAGCACCAACCCATTCACTGGCCCCCTGGCCGCAACTCAGCGCCGCTCACTCACTCCTGACTTCTACGCCCAGCAGCAGGCCCAGGCGGCTAAGCCAGGCCTCCACAGAACTGGGTCTGCCCTGGACCACAGCGCCACCCTCCCACACTCTTTTTCCAGGCCTTCagttccagctccagctccacctaAGCGCACTCAGCGGTGGGTCACCTTTGATGACGATTCGGACACGTTCAATACATTAGGAACAGCTCCAGCACCGGCAGCAGTGACGGGGACTGCTCTGTTGTCTTTATCCTCCACACCAACATTCCAGCAGTCTCCGAGCATCTCTGGCTTTGACTCTCTCAGCAACTGGGCGACGACCCCTACCACCACAGCATTCCCGACACTGCCCCCTCCTGTCCCAAGCAGGACTAATCCCAGTGTCACCCCGAGGAACCCCCCTGTCCCTGCCAGAACCAACGAGTTCACagaaagatga